One window of Microcoleus vaginatus PCC 9802 genomic DNA carries:
- a CDS encoding YgiT-type zinc finger domain-containing protein, with translation MISVEKCPICGSEIVRKEVDKLLRGGNHTAILKVSAEVCLSCGERLYSVETVRKFAKIRQQLQREETIEFQAMGQSFRVG, from the coding sequence ATGATATCTGTAGAAAAATGCCCAATTTGCGGCAGTGAAATAGTTAGAAAAGAAGTGGATAAACTTTTACGAGGTGGCAACCATACTGCTATATTAAAAGTATCCGCTGAAGTTTGCCTAAGCTGTGGAGAACGGTTGTACTCTGTGGAAACAGTTAGGAAATTTGCCAAAATTAGACAGCAGCTACAGCGAGAAGAGACTATAGAATTTCAAGCGATGGGGCAATCTTTTCGAGTTGGATAA
- a CDS encoding S41 family peptidase, whose protein sequence is MVITKRGLVLSAAAVVLTAVTLANTGCSSKSLASFRGSPKELVDEVWQIIDKSYVDGTFNQVDWKAVRNDYLNRTYTSDEEAYKAIREMLKKLDDPYTRFMDPKEFQNMQVETSGELTGVGIQLTQDEETKKLVVISPIEDTPAFTAGILAKDIITKIDGKSTEGMDTNQAVSLIRGQANTEVTLTILREKKELEFKLKRAKIEIHPVRKSVQKSPIGEVGYIRLNQFSANAASEMRTAIKDLEQKKVTGYILDLRSNPGGLLYGSIEIARMWLKEGTIVSTVDRVGEADKQTANKADLTDKPLVVLVDGGSASASEILSGALQDNKRAVLVGTKTFGKGLVQSVRGVGNGAGLAVTIAKYFTPKGTDINKAGIEPDFKVELTDAQKQELRRDRDKIATTADPQYAKAMEVLTQQVTGKTGNDKAQSKPNAAPPKPNAAQAKPSAAPSKSK, encoded by the coding sequence ATGGTTATAACAAAACGAGGGCTTGTTCTAAGTGCAGCAGCGGTGGTACTCACTGCCGTAACTCTTGCGAACACTGGTTGCAGTTCTAAATCTCTGGCTTCTTTTAGGGGAAGCCCTAAAGAGTTAGTTGATGAAGTTTGGCAGATTATTGACAAAAGTTATGTAGATGGCACTTTTAACCAGGTTGACTGGAAAGCGGTGCGGAATGATTATTTGAATCGGACTTATACCAGCGACGAGGAAGCTTACAAAGCAATTCGGGAAATGCTGAAGAAGCTGGACGATCCTTATACGCGGTTTATGGACCCTAAAGAGTTCCAGAATATGCAGGTTGAAACTTCTGGGGAACTGACAGGAGTTGGGATTCAGTTGACTCAAGATGAGGAAACTAAGAAGTTGGTGGTGATTTCGCCGATCGAAGATACCCCTGCTTTTACTGCTGGGATTCTAGCAAAAGATATCATTACTAAGATTGACGGCAAGAGCACAGAAGGCATGGATACGAATCAAGCGGTAAGTTTGATTCGCGGTCAGGCCAATACTGAGGTGACGCTGACGATTTTGCGGGAAAAGAAGGAATTAGAATTTAAGCTGAAGCGCGCTAAAATTGAAATTCATCCCGTGCGGAAGTCGGTGCAGAAAAGTCCGATCGGAGAAGTCGGCTATATTCGCTTAAATCAGTTCAGTGCGAATGCTGCATCGGAAATGCGAACGGCAATTAAGGATTTGGAACAGAAAAAGGTAACGGGCTATATTTTAGACTTGCGTTCCAATCCCGGCGGGTTGCTGTACGGAAGTATTGAAATTGCTCGGATGTGGCTCAAAGAAGGTACGATCGTCTCGACGGTCGATCGAGTCGGTGAGGCCGATAAACAAACTGCAAATAAGGCAGATCTCACAGACAAACCGTTAGTTGTACTGGTAGATGGCGGTTCAGCAAGTGCTAGCGAGATTCTATCCGGTGCTTTGCAAGACAACAAGCGCGCGGTTTTGGTGGGAACAAAGACGTTTGGTAAAGGTTTAGTTCAGTCAGTACGCGGCGTGGGAAATGGTGCCGGTTTGGCAGTGACAATTGCCAAGTATTTTACTCCCAAGGGCACTGATATCAACAAGGCCGGAATTGAACCAGATTTCAAGGTAGAACTCACCGACGCTCAAAAACAGGAATTGAGGCGCGATCGCGATAAAATCGCTACAACGGCCGATCCGCAGTACGCCAAAGCTATGGAAGTTTTGACACAGCAAGTTACTGGTAAAACCGGGAATGATAAGGCGCAGTCGAAACCGAATGCAGCGCCACCTAAACCGAATGCGGCGCAAGCAAAACCGAGTGCAGCACCTTCTAAATCTAAGTAG
- a CDS encoding DUF2243 domain-containing protein: MDDRTNSPSTAVNNRRPLIIAGILLGIGQSGFFDGIVLHQLLQWHHMFSSVKTDATVAGLELNTLGDGLFHAADWLVTVAGIFCLWGAVKRKDVPLSTQTFFGSILIGAGLFDFVEGIIDHQILGIHHVKPGINELAWDLGFLALGVSLALLGWILVQREVPADTKV; encoded by the coding sequence TTGGACGATCGCACAAACTCACCCTCCACCGCTGTTAACAACCGCCGACCTCTAATTATCGCAGGAATTCTCCTCGGTATCGGTCAATCCGGCTTTTTTGACGGCATTGTCCTGCACCAACTCCTCCAGTGGCACCATATGTTTAGCAGCGTTAAAACCGATGCTACTGTTGCCGGTTTAGAATTAAATACCCTCGGAGATGGATTGTTTCACGCTGCGGATTGGTTGGTAACAGTGGCGGGAATCTTCTGTTTGTGGGGTGCTGTGAAGCGCAAAGATGTTCCTTTGTCAACTCAAACTTTTTTCGGTTCCATATTAATTGGTGCTGGATTGTTTGACTTTGTTGAAGGCATTATTGACCATCAAATTTTGGGAATCCACCACGTCAAACCCGGTATCAACGAGTTAGCTTGGGATTTAGGATTTCTCGCTCTTGGAGTTAGTTTAGCGCTGTTAGGTTGGATTCTGGTACAGAGGGAAGTTCCTGCAGATACTAAAGTTTAA
- a CDS encoding serine/threonine kinase, whose protein sequence is MPDETIRIVSSDIPGESPQIEPDVPLKSERGVDYTKLRDLLATRKWQEANRETTIKMREAAGGEYLDRLPCEDLRTIDQLWVKYSNGLFGFSVQKRIYESRWRHHLDKERELFEEFGCIIGWVWWHPSWVVTSEIEDGTPPEHILGGHLPTYYIEEYSFKDIRQRLETCRV, encoded by the coding sequence ATGCCAGATGAAACGATTAGGATTGTGAGCAGCGATATTCCGGGCGAGTCGCCTCAAATTGAGCCGGATGTTCCCCTCAAATCTGAGCGGGGAGTAGACTACACTAAGTTGCGCGATTTACTGGCAACTCGAAAATGGCAAGAGGCGAATCGGGAAACGACAATAAAAATGCGGGAAGCAGCGGGGGGTGAATATCTCGATCGATTGCCCTGTGAAGACTTACGAACTATTGACCAACTTTGGGTAAAATACAGTAACGGACTTTTCGGCTTTTCGGTGCAGAAACGCATCTATGAAAGTCGGTGGAGGCATCACTTGGATAAGGAGCGAGAACTTTTCGAGGAGTTCGGCTGTATAATTGGTTGGGTTTGGTGGCATCCTAGTTGGGTCGTCACCTCAGAGATCGAGGATGGAACACCTCCGGAACACATCCTGGGGGGACACCTCCCAACATACTACATAGAGGAGTACAGTTTCAAAGATATAAGGCAGCGCCTCGAGACTTGTAGAGTTTAA
- a CDS encoding transposase, with protein sequence MPRQPRQLQPQYSYHVTNRCNNREFRLTRSECRQVFLYAIKKAQNKYSFKLYALCIMSNHVHYLLEPTLPEDLPKIMHWLNWYTAMCFNRMLNRTGHFWEKRYHSTGFANTDKRRALNTLRYIHANPKAAGMQQGFFYDFSNYGIHDRLSEDGITQWHPAFLALGKTLDECAAAYRKFCKKYRPKPKPESKNHWGSRLLVGLKVKGKSKKASPGQMSLPWGEWEAEDPEILAVAEKFIFANCYNPQVAGSILAESGQQCQVSET encoded by the coding sequence ATGCCTCGCCAACCTCGTCAACTCCAGCCCCAATACTCCTACCACGTTACTAATCGCTGCAATAACCGCGAGTTTCGCTTAACTCGCTCCGAATGCCGCCAAGTTTTCCTCTATGCTATCAAGAAAGCTCAAAACAAGTACAGTTTTAAACTCTATGCTCTCTGCATTATGAGCAATCACGTTCATTATCTCCTAGAACCAACACTACCGGAAGATTTACCTAAAATTATGCACTGGTTAAATTGGTACACTGCTATGTGTTTTAACCGGATGCTCAACCGTACAGGACATTTCTGGGAAAAACGCTATCACAGTACAGGTTTTGCTAATACTGACAAGCGTAGAGCTTTAAATACTTTGCGCTACATTCATGCTAATCCGAAAGCGGCCGGAATGCAGCAAGGATTTTTTTATGATTTCAGCAATTATGGCATTCACGACAGGCTTAGTGAGGATGGGATTACTCAATGGCATCCGGCGTTTTTGGCTTTGGGTAAAACTTTAGATGAATGTGCCGCAGCCTACCGCAAATTTTGCAAGAAGTATCGCCCAAAACCGAAACCTGAGTCAAAAAATCATTGGGGAAGTCGTTTGTTAGTGGGGTTGAAAGTTAAGGGAAAGTCGAAAAAGGCTTCACCGGGACAGATGAGTTTGCCTTGGGGAGAGTGGGAGGCGGAAGACCCAGAAATTTTGGCGGTGGCAGAAAAATTTATCTTCGCTAATTGTTACAACCCACAAGTTGCTGGTAGCATTTTAGCCGAGTCCGGTCAGCAGTGCCAGGTATCGGAAACGTAG
- the ispG gene encoding 4-hydroxy-3-methylbut-2-en-1-yl diphosphate synthase: MQTLPNPTKSASSQPIFDTTIKRRKTRPVKVGSVTIGGGNPVVVQSMINEDTLDIDGSVAGIRRLHEIGCEIVRVTVPSMAHAKALAEIKQKLHATYQPVPLVADVHHNGMKIALEVAKHVDKVRINPGLYVFEKPKADRSEYTDSEFAEIGEKIRETLEPLVISLRDQGKALRIGVNHGSLAERMLFTYGDTPEGMVESALEFIKICESLDFRNIVLSLKASRAPVMVAAYRLMVHRMDELGMDYPLHLGVTEAGDGEYGRIKSTAGLAPLLTDGIGDTIRVSLTEAPEKEIPVCYSILQALGLRKTMVEYVACPSCGRTLFNLEEVLHQVREATKHLTGLDIAVMGCIVNGPGEMADADYGYVGKQPGYISLYRGREEIKKVPEDRGVAELIDLIKSDDRWVDP, from the coding sequence ATGCAAACTCTACCAAATCCAACTAAAAGCGCATCTAGCCAACCGATTTTCGACACCACCATCAAACGCCGCAAAACCCGACCGGTCAAAGTCGGTAGCGTGACGATCGGGGGCGGCAACCCCGTCGTAGTTCAGTCGATGATTAACGAAGACACCCTCGACATCGACGGTTCAGTCGCCGGAATTCGGCGCTTGCACGAGATTGGGTGCGAAATCGTCCGCGTCACCGTGCCCAGCATGGCCCACGCCAAAGCATTAGCCGAAATCAAGCAAAAACTGCACGCCACCTACCAACCCGTACCCCTCGTCGCCGATGTCCACCACAACGGCATGAAAATTGCCCTGGAAGTCGCCAAACACGTAGACAAAGTGAGAATCAATCCCGGACTTTACGTGTTCGAGAAGCCGAAAGCCGACAGAAGCGAATACACCGACAGCGAATTCGCCGAAATTGGCGAAAAAATCCGCGAAACCCTGGAACCTCTGGTGATTTCCCTGCGCGACCAAGGCAAGGCTTTGCGAATCGGCGTCAATCACGGTTCCCTCGCCGAACGGATGCTTTTTACCTACGGCGACACGCCCGAAGGCATGGTAGAATCGGCCCTGGAATTCATCAAAATTTGCGAATCCCTCGACTTCCGAAATATTGTACTTTCCCTGAAAGCCTCGCGCGCACCCGTGATGGTTGCTGCTTACCGCTTGATGGTGCACCGGATGGACGAACTCGGCATGGATTACCCGCTGCATTTGGGCGTCACGGAAGCAGGAGACGGCGAATACGGCCGCATCAAATCCACCGCAGGCCTCGCACCGCTGCTGACTGACGGCATCGGCGACACCATCCGCGTCTCGCTGACAGAGGCCCCAGAAAAGGAGATTCCCGTCTGCTACAGCATTCTGCAAGCCTTGGGACTGCGGAAAACGATGGTTGAGTATGTCGCTTGTCCTTCCTGCGGTCGCACTTTGTTTAATTTAGAGGAAGTGTTACACCAAGTGAGAGAGGCGACGAAGCATCTCACGGGTTTGGATATAGCAGTAATGGGCTGTATTGTCAATGGGCCGGGAGAAATGGCTGATGCTGATTACGGCTACGTCGGGAAGCAACCGGGTTATATTTCGCTGTACCGGGGCCGGGAAGAAATTAAGAAAGTCCCCGAAGACCGAGGCGTGGCAGAATTGATTGACTTGATTAAATCGGACGATCGCTGGGTTGATCCTTAG